The Triplophysa dalaica isolate WHDGS20190420 chromosome 20, ASM1584641v1, whole genome shotgun sequence genome segment tgcGTTTCAATGTAAGTTCCCAGCGCAGCGCTCACTCAGAGTCTGATCCAGTGGTCGTCACGGTGATCCCAGAACCCAGAAACAACCAATCAGCAACTGGAAATCCTCAAAACGAAGAGACCAACGgtaaatcaaacacacaaccttTGCATTGCTCACGCAATCAGTGCTCTATTAGTTCAGTGGCAGGAACACCAAAACTAACACAGGAACAGCTACAAAGATGAGTCATTTGATTGTGAAAAGATTAAAGATGAGGTCACACACACAGCTTCtggcaatctcatattaatcttgagtattgCACACGTGGTATCTTCAAAGAGTCTCTAGTTTGATCGATTTAGGTTCACTCTTTCTATCGCTGAATGAACCGTCCAAAATGGACTAAGAACTCTTGTTACGAAACGGGAatccatgttcgaaaaaaactttccgaaacctgtacgaaccCTGACTGAGTGAATCAAGCACAGATATACTACGTCATATCTTCaaacattttttgacaagttgttgATGTTAAGCTTGAGAGGACAGCACGTTTAGCGGtgtgaagaagtcagaatgcatgacatagcatgttaCCTCCGCTTCAATGAGTGTCGTGTGTTTATTCTTCAGGTCACCAATCAGGTCCAGGGCGAGGTCACGTGACAGGTGGACCATCTGTAGTGAGTGATGGACAGCTGACAGAGGGGGCGGAGCTGAACACAACCCTTGCGCTGAGGGCGGAGCTTCGTGAAATAGAGGAGCAGGTGTTTGACCGTGAGAAAGCGCTTAAGGAGAAATTACAAAGCTCCTCCCTCACAAAGAACCACATCAGCACCAGAGCAACAGACGGTCagacatcacaacacaacacaacataatacaaacaaaacacacaacagtacACGTAACTCCCTGTTCTTCACTTCTTACAGCACTAAACTTCCCACCCTCTCAGCACCTGTATCGGGCTTTAGTCAGTGTCAGCCTATCACACGAGCAGCTCATCAGCCATGCGTTACGGGATAGGGCAACACTGGCCCCGCCCACCAGCTCCCAAACCACTAAGGTCAGTGTCTGTCTCATATAATCATGTTTATAATGATTATACATCTGAAAGGAACCTGAAGTGTTTCATCATTACTACGGGACTGGAGGCTTTAaagcaggggtgtccaatgtcggtcctggagggcctgtgtcctgcagagtttagctccaacttggctcaacacaccagtttggaagtttctagtctgctttgtgagaccttgattatctgttcaggtgtgtttgattaggattgaagctaaactttgcaggacaaaggccctccaggactgactttggacacccatGCTTTAAAGGGTCACTTCCGTCTttgacacttcacccaaaaatgaaaattctgtcattatttcctcacctttgagttgttctgaatctgtttaaatttctttgtactGATGAACAGATATTATATATCAGATATTAGGAAGAATGGTcataaccaaacagctcttcGACCCCATTGAGTCCCGTAGTAGGTgaaatgaagagctcttttccaaaacgctataaatccattttaatagttttcatgaaaattacatttttttacctagacccacacattttgtaaatattcaatttaccctgttaaaatggtctgttggctcaagtctgaacatgttaaacaatgattgttaaatgaaataacaatattgtcgattacgattataaaatcaaagtttattttttattttttcaaaacactacaaatccatccttttttcatccatccttttttttgttggtttatttatttttaaaaacaaacaaacaagagaacatgaaacatatgacatcagggatagattattaaattcatatgaatcaaataaatgcaactgcatgaaataaataacagccaaataaaataaatagtaacaaaataaaataaatattttcaatttcatgtttcaatattttccaccacaaacaacaaatttaaaaataacacgcATACAAATACCATtaacgagcgaattctgattggtcgattGGTCGCATTTAGGTTAAAAacagaaactgcatcttgcagaacattttaaacaagaaaatatagcGCTTTgtcatgaaacattgatggagcagtgactaggtttagtacacagcaaaatggcatgataaacccatttttttcaaatttggcatttaatgcgttttggaaaagagctcttcatatgttctttcttctgttgtacacaaaagaagatattttgaagaatgtaggacagtaggtagttctgggacacttttgtgtatttttcctactatgggggcaagaactgtttggttacaagcattcgtctaaatatctttctttgtattcatcataacaaagacattcatacagatttggaacaactcgaagggtgaggaaaggatgacagaatttatccctttaaagaattCTCATCagttattcaccctcatgtggttcatGATGTGGTCTTGCTTCATTATTTCCTCATTCTTGGAAGTctctttggacaaaagcgtttACTAAATGTTTGAATCACAGATGAGCTGATGAATAATACTAAAAACTATATACTGGAAAACTACATCCCAGCTCTCCATGTCCAGTGTGGTGAATAGATAACATCACTGAATTCTTTGATTATGCTGGTTTCTATTTGGCTTGACAATTAAATGCACAAATGCAGTAAATCACATCCTCTCGTTCATTTCAAAACAATGACCATATTGATCAAAGCCAGTAGCTGCTGGTTATGAGAACAGGCATTCGGACGTGATGTGTGGTATTTTTAGCTCAATGCGgataaaacacagcacaatAAAGACATCCGTCTGTATGTGTCCAACAATCAATTGTTCTGTGTGACAGAATCACAGACTGAATGGATTTCTGTGGGCTTCAGGCCAGTGATGTGCTTACATGTGtacataaaacaagaaatactTTGAATATTTCTTATAGCAAGTTTTGATTGTTCTATGTGATGCGTGTTACAGTAGCGTAGaggtttatcatttattttaattcatttggtTGATAATTTGATCCCTTATTCGGTTGTTAAGTGGTGATTTAAGGAATACCTTTCTGGGTCCAAGCATCTATTCATTTCAAGGGGGGCTACAGCTTAAACAGCTGGTTATGAGCACTGTTTACTCATATTGCATTTTTAAGCCAAACATGTATTAACTCAAAGTATACACTACAGTCACCAGGCTCACAGAATCTCTGACATcaatatttgaattaattatgAAAAAGAAATCACTGACTGGACATGTGGGATTTAGTCATGAAGATTAAGGTTAGGATCGCGGTATTCCAATATAGCTCACTATGAGCGTATATTAGCATTTTAGATGTTTATCTAAAGCATATTATTGACTGTTGGACACGGAAACGGTATATGACCTTCCATATATAGTGGTGCGTGACGTCGGGCTTAACAAGCGGAGCCATCTTTGCATATTTATGGCTTCATTTGCTAAGTGATTGGTTACAAGTTTATGATGTCATTAACAGGCCGTTTCAAAGCGCATTTTTTCAATTGTCTTTGGTTAACTCAGTTTTATGAAGAAAATACTCagcaatggtttaaaatgatggGTTTGCACTAGTGGTGggcgccgttaacgcagtgagacttttatcgcgcgataaaaaaaatgtcgccgttaatctattctcaaagttgggttgggagctgggtctatactacgcaagctatgatgactttcaccttgatattttagcgcggatgtataccagcttaactgcactgtacggggcgagaacgagatttttcaactcgcgtgattcgcgtcattcgcggaagcagaaggcgcctcatcatctcatgaccagggcttcattcgcgtccttagcgcagcctcatcatctcataaccagggcttcattcgcgcgattcgcgcagcaagtaggtctattggctcttttcattaacatataaatcactcgcgcttgaggcgccattcgcgtttggtctgaacacaacataacgttactgtgaaattaccgcatcaaacgtgacgtgctaacatggatgcagctatgaagccgccgggtttgcttcagggaatattcatttttaagaagcttcccaatagaaacatcgacaagactaaggttgtttgcaccttgtgcaatgcggaattggtttaaaaaaaacactttctctcaacaggtagcggtctagctttagttgaaaccagtaactttgtattgagatctaatgtattatggctcctgtatgacatatcgcttgttgctccctcactctttgtaagtcgctttggataaaagcgtctgctaaatgact includes the following:
- the ppp1r35 gene encoding protein phosphatase 1 regulatory subunit 35 isoform X1; translated protein: MSVSGEPCVRTAPEPFRITPVQTTDLLCSDLDLSVTLTPERPADRRHRQVRFNVSSQRSAHSESDPVVVTVIPEPRNNQSATGNPQNEETNGHQSGPGRGHVTGGPSVVSDGQLTEGAELNTTLALRAELREIEEQVFDREKALKEKLQSSSLTKNHISTRATDALNFPPSQHLYRALVSVSLSHEQLISHALRDRATLAPPTSSQTTKFSSQPLEAPGLQPFYNLDKLLRETPLLPGNHIPLPRPRPAPRPAHTTFHLHHRHKLWES
- the ppp1r35 gene encoding protein phosphatase 1 regulatory subunit 35 isoform X2, with product MSVSGEPCVRTAPEPFRITPVQTTDLLCSDLDLSVTLTPERPADRRHRQVRFNVSSQRSAHSESDPVVVTVIPEPRNNQSATGNPQNEETNGPGRGHVTGGPSVVSDGQLTEGAELNTTLALRAELREIEEQVFDREKALKEKLQSSSLTKNHISTRATDALNFPPSQHLYRALVSVSLSHEQLISHALRDRATLAPPTSSQTTKFSSQPLEAPGLQPFYNLDKLLRETPLLPGNHIPLPRPRPAPRPAHTTFHLHHRHKLWES